The nucleotide window TGTGCATAACTTGGAAAGCCATAGATATTCATCATACACTTTCAATTAATGGAGAAGAATATGAGGAGGTCAATACCCAAATAATAGCTCATGGTAACACCAACACATACAATTTGAATGTACGTAATTGAATATAACAGCATGGCTACTCGGGAGATCACATAGTTTATCTATTATCAAATGATTTGGTTTTTATTACGTGAATGAACAATCATGTATACAATGCGTTAATGTATACATATTCGTGTATTCATTCACTAAAAAAGTAAACACTGAATCGAATAATCTTTATCACATGAATGAGTTTTTATCACGTGAATGAACAATCATGTATACAATGCATTCATGTATACATATCTGTGTATTCATTCACTAAAACTTTGTATACATTTCATATTCTTCCTTCAGTGTGTAAATGAGGATTGCACTTGGAAATTAAAATGCTCAGCATtacacacataaaaaaaatattcaaagttAGACGATTCATTGCTGAACACACTTATCCTGCAAATGATAGACTAATTTCACAACGAGTTGCTACCTCAATTATACTTGGAAGAgaaatacaatacaaatatcatGATCCAAAAGTTGTATACAATGCGAGAGACATAATTACTGATATGCATAAATAATTTGGACTTGATTTGGCATACTGAAAAGCACATAGAACAAAATTAAAAGCATTGAAAATGGTTAGAGGTGATCCCAAATAGGAGAAAAACAAGGAACAAAGATCCACATGCTGCCAccaaacttaaaaataattaatttaaatagaaATAACTTCCCATGGAATAACGTGGGCTAAATTAtgccaattttaattttaaaaaacatttttttgttataaaaataaaaggggCTAAATGTTGCCAATTAATAAAAAGAGATTACATGTTGTGTCATTTTTTCGTATTGACATCTAGAAAGTCGAATAGTAATACGTAGCCTCTAATATGTAAGTTGGTCAATTTtcttattatcttattatcCCTATTGAAAAAACTATTTAACTACACATACATCACTACCATATATACAATATTTACCTCTAGTTTAAAACAATCACACATACTatcactttttatatttataccatatattttaaaagatttaatcAGATACAGAAATCCTTTAAATATgatattgaataattatcttaaatttaaacTCCATAATTAATGACCCATTAACAAGTCAAGGTCTTATACTCACATCTACCGTCTCCCCCATTCCCACATCCATCAACCCTCTTTCGTTCCTAATTGATGATACTTGACATCTATTGCCTCTTGACTTCATTCTCAACCCAATCTGCCGAATTGCTGCATAACTACTGCTCTTCAATTAGGCATATGCAACCCTTTCCCAAAGCTAAATGTCACAAGGACTAATCCAGCGGTTGGAGTAATATCACTGGATTCAGCAAACTTTTGGATCTATGATGTCGGAGGAATGTCACATGCAAGCATCATTGGATTCAAAATGCTTTGTTGccagaagaattttgaattttcttacttttttaaaaaattgagattaatgataaaattgatATTCTACCGTCCTGATTTGTTCCTAAATTAGTGCGTTTcagttatattatatattttgatatacataattattatgtattcgagatacataTCTTGTAGGAGGAATGTTAGATGCAAGCATCATCGGTTTCAAAATGCTTTGTTGCcggaagaattttgaattttcttacttttttggattaatgataaaacaaataCTCTACCGTCGTGATTTGTTTCTACATTAGTGTGTTTCAGttatattctatattttgatatatataattatatgtatatgttattatgtatccgagatacatgtttttgaatataatgtataaattaatactagttatatataaaagatacatgaaattaaaattagatcatataaatagatacatgaaattaatattcgatcatataaatagatatatgaaattaatactagacCCCTATAACAAATGCacaaaattaatactagatacttctatgatacatatgaatgtatTTGTGTGatactcatgtatctaagtgtttagtttgttggatacattatatattgataatatgtacatcaaattaatgatttattattttaaggataataaaatgaaattaatcaaattacataaccaaaatatacatgtttttgtcttttattaataatattaatgaatttattatttcaaataataataaaatgaaatttattaaaCATAGATATACTTCTTGATTTTTGCCTTAAATTTAAaggatttgattaatttaaatccAAAATTAATCGTCCATATATTCTGAAAATCCTCAGTTACTCcactaattaaggaaatcagttacaatcaattaatttaaataaataaaatatgtatctcaGTTTTAAAATTcggcagatacatgtatctgaccGATTCAAACTCATGTATCCTAATCATCAAATATGgtagaggaagtaatatttaaaactattGGAAATCTTAGTAGTTAAGATCTAAACTAGTGATATTTTTGTAGTTTTCCCTTTTAAGAACCAGTTTTAGACTTTTTAGGGACTAATTCCCCAAAATTAATACacatttttcttgtagtatTCGTTTCTGAAGTCAACAACTTATGTTGATcaagaaatttcattttttttgctaAACGTTTTATATATTTCACATaggtatgaatttttttttatcaaaaagaaaattgattttgatttgatttctttattcgagaagactaaactagctaaagataaataaaatcagataatattttattatttgaaacCTTCTTTCATTGATTAATTAACCTTCCGTATATTTATGAGAAATCTAGctcaacttattttattttattttatttttaaatttgtgggCGATGTTTTGGAATGAAACGATTCGAACTgctaaaaaataagaaataagttATGTTTTAAAAGGTAATAGTTAGACCCGCCTAACAATGGTACCAAAAATAAATGTTCCCTTTGATGAATAAGGAGTCACTATGTTCAGCCAaatcaaaaattcaatttaaaatcaaattatccCTTGAAAAGTGATTAATATTTAGTAGTAAAAATTAGTTTTGCCTTCAAAAAATTGTTGTTATGTTGAACATTATTGATGAAAtagataaaaacaaataatcttATAAatgagataatatttttttttatatttacgtggaactaatattttcttatatttttggaGGGACATTTCCAAGAGATTCACACGACTCAAATCAAAGGGACAGATCATAGATGACAAAAATCAAACTCAATTCATTCAAGCTTAGGTGGGTAATTGACCCATTTATTTTCTAGTTCGACTCATTgtaatcaattgaaaattgaacTAATATGTAGTTCAGATTTACTCATgcagattttttttcaaaatatatttaaagagacatatttttattttttatatcttattttatatgatatataaaatcataataaaaaatagtaattttattaaatacaaaaaattaataaataaataattcaatttattttagcCCGAGCAAATTCAGCCAAATAAAGAAGACCCCTTTAGGTCCAACCATCCCACAACTGAGGTTGGTTAGCCATTGGTCACACTAGTAAGGTTGTTCAACTTGTTCGGTTCTTCCAAGTCTCATCAACCTTGTTATCTCCGCCTCCACTTCATTCTTCTCCTTCAAATCTCCTTCACCTTAAAGCCTACAAACCACTTCGTTTTTGTCGCCCCCAATTCGTCTTCTCCAAAGACCCCTTTTTTTCAATGGCTTCTATGGCTATATCCCAATCTGTCTTTTCCACCCCCATTTCTCAAAGATTTGAGAATGCCTCTTTTCCATTGCCCTCATCGATGCTCAAACAATCTCTTGTTACCTTCAGATCTCATTCATTGTCCACCCATTGCAAGAAGATACGGAATAGTGTCATCACTAACTGTGCTGCTCCAGACAATGATTCCGAAATCGAAACCCCAATTGAATTGAGTATGCAATTAGTGcgtttatttgttttattttttttttgcttttgcttGTTCTAATGTTTGGAATCTTGATTTGCTTACAGGGTACCCAGCATTTCCTACTGTGATGGATATCAATCAGATTCGCGAGGTTTTGCCCCATCGGTAGGCATTTTGTTATCTGTTTGTAAAAATGCTTGTTTGTTGTGTTTCATTAATGACTTGACACGATAAATTATTTAGTATTGGGGTATGAAATTGACGTGAATGGGGTTGGATAGATTTCTAGGACTTGTGGCCAACTAGTTTAGGATTGAGGCATAGTGGATTGATTACTTTACTGATGAGAGCTGCATTGTATTCAGTTTTCCGTTTCTTCTAGTGGATCGAGTGATTGAATACAATCCAGGAGTGTCAGCTGTGGCCATCAAGAATGTGACTATCAATGATAATTTCTTTCCTGGACACTTCCCTGAGAGGCCAATCATGCCTGGTGTCCTCATGGTTGAGGTATGCTTATGACTTGTCTGTTATTCCATGAAACTGACTGAATTTCCATTTGCATTAGTTAAAGGTTCTATCTTTTCGGTTTCTTATTGAATGTGATATAGCTTTTCAAAACTATGAAATTGGATGAATTAGTTTTCCTATCACCTATTTCAGATTTTAATGTCTAAACTTTTTCCATATAGCATGTTGGTTCATGTTGTTATTAAACAGATAAGTGAAATCCGTACTTTGAGTTGCTCTTTTTGTGGCTTGGTTTTCAATATTACTTGGAAGAGGGCTTCTAATGAGTTATGATAGTTCACGAGATAATTGACTCACTGAGTGTTCCAcagttaaagaaaataataaatctattCAGCAAATGGGGCTAACTGGATGAAATGGACTTGAGcttttgacatatttattaaacCAGATTTTTCTTTGATCTCTTAGGTATCCACATAAAgatcttttattatttcagaATTCTCTTCTACCTGAACTAATTAACTTTCTTTTCCCATCTTGGTTCTTTTGTCCAAGTAAAATTGTGAGAGCCAGAAGATAGCTGAAATTTAATCCtctatcaaaaagaaaagtgaaagtgaatagtattttttgttctgctgactggaattttttcttataattaatGAATCTTTTACGACATTTTTCACTATGACCAAATTGTTCATAGGAAGAATCTCCTGGCATTTTGTGAAATTGGAACACGAGTGAAATGTTATTACAATAGTAGGATTTTAAGGGAAGCTTTTAAAACATCACATACTATGTACTAATTGGGGAAGAAAATCACATATTATGTCCTTAACCTTTTGCTCATTTCCTTTTTCATTATCTTCTTTGATTGTGAACATTCAGAGCTAGCTCCTGCAGATGCTTGAGTATTCTGGTTGAAAGAAAGTCATCGTCCTTTTATCTTCATACTCACTCGAACCTTTTGAAAGACAGTTATGCACTATTAAAAACCGTCATACTCATACCACAATTTAGTAGTGTTGCGCACCAATTTTTGTCTCACATTTGAAAAAGACAGTATTTGTGATATCTATTACAAAGTGCTTAAACCGCCATGTGCTTAGACACCAAATTCCTCCTTAACTATTATGATATATCCTTATTGGAACCTTCTCTAGTGGTGCTTCCTGAACCAAATATCATTATAACATGGAAGATTATGTGCGTTAATTCTAGCAACATACAGGCTGTTCTGAAGCTGGATAATAGAAGTGGAAGTAGAGTAAGTCTAAGTGAAAAGGAAATAGCTTGATTCCATTGTTATCGTACAAAAAGCATGGAGGATCACACGTTGATGGCCTCAGAGAATGCTAAATGACATTAGTTACTGATAAAGCTGTACCTCCCCAGGTTTTCAATGGACTTATTCTCTATGACAGTGGGGAAGTCCTGATCTCCAGCCTTTTCGGATTTGTTCCTAAGATATCATTCTAATCTCAAATCGTAGAGTATTAGATTATCAGGATTTGGGTTTACTAAATACAGGCAGAACTACAACGTAAATCTTTCTTTGTAGAAGGAAATTCTAGAATTCAATTTAACATGAAAAACTATTATAACAATTTATGAGGAAAAGGGAAGTTAATGGTATAGGTAGGATGAGTTGTATTGCAGAATTGTGCAAAGTTCAtcacttattttcttcttctgtttAACTTATTTAGATGGAGTTGTCTAAATTTCTACTTGTTTGGTTATCTTACCTTTGTTGCTGCAAggatttaattttatcaaagtCTGATGAGTGTCTGTTTCTGTCAATCCAGGCAATGGCCCAAGTTGGTGGCTTGGTCATGCTCCAACCTGAAGTTGGAGGCTCCAAACAGAACTTCTTCTTTGCTGGTATAGACAAAGTAAGGTTCAGGAAGCCAGTGATCGCTGGAGATACTTTGGTAATGAGAATGACACTGATCAAGCTACAAAAACGTTTTGGAATAGCCAAGATGGAAGGTAAGGCATATGTAGGAGGGGATGTAGTCTGCGAGGGTGAATTCTTGATGGCTACAGGCAGTGAATAATGCTGTGAAAGCTACTACTAGGAAACTTTCCTAGCATCTAGATCAGTTCTTTCCTCCATCCAGCTGCCCCATTAATGTTAAACTAGGGaatctcataattttctttatcTGAAAGAGTAGTTGCAATCTATGAGCTTTTGGTTTCTTTCCTTGCCAAAGATAAACAGGATGAATGCGAATTACTGTATCTATGATAAGGTCCCTTTCTCTTTGAGTGCATTGTTTTGACAATTATGATTCTGGTTGTAT belongs to Solanum stenotomum isolate F172 chromosome 1, ASM1918654v1, whole genome shotgun sequence and includes:
- the LOC125853306 gene encoding uncharacterized protein LOC125853306, with translation MASMAISQSVFSTPISQRFENASFPLPSSMLKQSLVTFRSHSLSTHCKKIRNSVITNCAAPDNDSEIETPIELRYPAFPTVMDINQIREVLPHRFPFLLVDRVIEYNPGVSAVAIKNVTINDNFFPGHFPERPIMPGVLMVEAMAQVGGLVMLQPEVGGSKQNFFFAGIDKVRFRKPVIAGDTLVMRMTLIKLQKRFGIAKMEGKAYVGGDVVCEGEFLMATGSE